One genomic region from Caldicoprobacter guelmensis encodes:
- a CDS encoding adenosylhomocysteinase: MASTIRDITLADEGQRRIEWVRRYMPLLNQLEKEFADTKPFRGKKIAVSIHLEAKTAYLCLVLAAGGAEVAVTGSNPLSTQDAVAAALVKAGLTVHAWHGATEEEYREHLSRTLDIGPDIIIDDGGDLVAMLHSSHQELCDRVIGGCEETTTGVLRLRAREREGKLKFPMIAVNDAYCKYLFDNRYGTGQSVWDGIMRTTNLIIAGKNVVVAGYGWCGKGVAMKARGLGANVIVTEVDPIKALEAAMDGFRVMTMLEAAEIGDIFITTTGCTKVIRREHFERMKDGVLLANAGHFDVEICKPDLEALAVEKREMRHNVEGYVMKDGRVLNLLAQGRLVNLAAGDGHPAEIMDMSFALQALCVHYLVENGHKLVPKVYSVPRDIDYKVARMKLQTMGINIDSLTPEQERYLASY, translated from the coding sequence ATGGCCAGCACTATTAGGGATATAACTCTGGCGGATGAAGGACAAAGAAGAATTGAGTGGGTTAGGCGCTACATGCCTTTGCTTAACCAGCTGGAAAAGGAGTTTGCCGACACGAAACCTTTTAGAGGCAAGAAAATTGCGGTATCGATACATTTGGAGGCTAAAACGGCTTACCTGTGCCTCGTTTTGGCAGCAGGAGGAGCAGAAGTTGCCGTGACGGGGAGCAACCCACTGTCCACACAGGATGCTGTGGCGGCAGCGCTGGTAAAAGCCGGGCTTACAGTTCATGCATGGCACGGCGCTACCGAAGAGGAATATAGAGAGCACTTAAGCAGGACCTTGGACATAGGGCCGGATATCATCATCGATGATGGAGGAGACCTGGTGGCTATGCTGCACTCATCGCACCAGGAATTGTGTGACAGGGTGATAGGCGGCTGTGAGGAGACAACTACCGGGGTTCTCAGGCTGCGGGCCAGGGAACGGGAAGGAAAGCTTAAGTTTCCCATGATTGCCGTAAACGATGCCTACTGTAAATACCTCTTTGATAACCGGTATGGTACAGGGCAATCGGTATGGGATGGTATCATGCGCACCACAAACCTCATCATTGCAGGCAAGAACGTGGTGGTGGCAGGGTATGGTTGGTGCGGGAAAGGGGTGGCCATGAAGGCAAGGGGCCTTGGTGCAAACGTGATTGTAACCGAGGTGGACCCGATAAAGGCCTTAGAGGCTGCCATGGATGGTTTCAGGGTGATGACCATGCTTGAGGCTGCGGAGATTGGCGATATATTCATAACCACCACCGGTTGTACCAAGGTCATAAGGCGAGAGCATTTTGAAAGGATGAAGGATGGGGTGCTTTTGGCCAATGCAGGGCATTTCGATGTAGAGATATGCAAGCCTGATCTGGAGGCACTGGCGGTGGAAAAGCGGGAGATGCGCCACAATGTCGAGGGCTATGTGATGAAGGACGGGCGGGTGCTGAATCTTTTGGCCCAGGGAAGGTTGGTCAATCTGGCAGCTGGCGATGGCCATCCTGCAGAAATTATGGATATGAGCTTTGCGCTGCAGGCCCTGTGTGTGCATTATTTGGTTGAAAACGGCCATAAGCTGGTACCCAAAGTGTACAGCGTACCAAGGGATATCGATTACAAGGTGGCGCGGATGAAGCTTCAGACTATGGGCATTAACATAGATTCCTTGACTCCTGAGCAGGAGCGCTATCTTGCGTCTTATTGA
- a CDS encoding endonuclease Q family protein, translated as MKECFVDLHVHIGRASNGKVVKRGTANDLTFANIAYEARYRKGINIIGVVDCVSPWVIKDIEDMLGKGELEELPQGGMVYRDDLVILLGSELETREKGGCHAHSVVFFPYLWQVKEFSRIMEGYMPSLMENSTMSRLSGQQLFDIVDWLGGFYMPAHAFTPHKSFYGSCTHSMHTVFDESSFAKIPAIELGLSADTYMASLLSELDDKAFTSNSDAHSLINMGREYNVMRLAALNYEEVLKALKGQDGRSIVANYGLDPKLGKYHRTFCLQCKEITDLPPPVLECPNDPVHRVVVGVRDRIEVIKNRDVSPDDVKDGFGKKPLDSKRPPYYYQVPLNFLPGVGPKTIDRLLAAFGTEMNILHRVEPEDLARVVPQTIVDLIIKGRQGRLTIAHGGGGIYGKVLD; from the coding sequence ATGAAGGAATGCTTTGTGGATTTGCATGTCCATATCGGAAGGGCTTCCAATGGTAAAGTGGTAAAGCGTGGTACTGCCAACGACCTGACTTTTGCCAACATCGCTTATGAGGCTCGGTACCGCAAGGGCATAAACATCATAGGGGTGGTGGATTGTGTCTCCCCCTGGGTTATAAAGGACATAGAGGACATGCTAGGGAAGGGCGAGCTTGAGGAATTGCCTCAAGGGGGCATGGTATACCGTGACGACCTGGTCATACTCCTGGGCTCTGAGCTCGAAACACGGGAAAAGGGTGGGTGCCATGCCCATTCTGTGGTGTTCTTTCCTTACCTTTGGCAGGTCAAGGAGTTTTCTCGCATAATGGAGGGCTATATGCCCAGTTTGATGGAGAATTCCACCATGAGTAGGCTGTCAGGTCAGCAGCTTTTCGATATAGTGGATTGGCTGGGCGGGTTTTATATGCCGGCACATGCATTTACGCCCCACAAGAGCTTTTACGGCAGTTGTACCCATAGCATGCACACCGTTTTTGATGAGAGTTCCTTTGCCAAAATTCCTGCTATAGAGCTGGGGTTGAGCGCCGATACCTACATGGCCAGTTTGCTTTCCGAGCTTGATGATAAGGCCTTTACCAGTAACTCGGATGCTCATTCATTGATCAATATGGGTAGGGAGTACAACGTTATGAGGCTGGCTGCTTTGAACTATGAGGAGGTGCTTAAAGCCCTAAAAGGGCAGGACGGCAGGAGCATAGTGGCAAATTACGGCCTTGACCCCAAGCTGGGGAAGTACCACAGAACATTTTGCCTGCAGTGTAAGGAGATTACCGACCTACCGCCACCAGTGCTTGAATGTCCCAATGACCCCGTACACAGGGTAGTTGTGGGGGTCAGAGACCGGATAGAGGTCATCAAGAATCGAGATGTCAGCCCGGATGATGTGAAAGACGGGTTTGGCAAAAAGCCATTAGATAGTAAACGTCCTCCCTATTATTATCAAGTGCCACTTAATTTTTTACCCGGCGTGGGACCGAAGACCATAGACAGGCTGCTTGCTGCATTTGGCACAGAAATGAACATCCTTCACAGGGTTGAACCGGAAGACCTGGCTAGGGTGGTTCCGCAAACAATTGTTGACCTGATAATAAAAGGGCGTCAGGGGCGCTTGACCATAGCCCATGGAGGCGGAGGTATATACGGGAAAGTTTTGGACTAG
- the mgtE gene encoding magnesium transporter, with product MAIDDIKQLISQKRYSELKEKIKNMQIQDIAEIVDELDTKNAIILFRLLPKEIAADVFSYLSSERQGEISMMIDENELSEIVNDLFFDDKIDFLEEMPANVVKRILRNTSEAERKLINQFLQYPENSAGSLMTIEFVDLKKEMTVAEALDKIRRVGRDREIIYTCYVTDARRKLEGIVSLKDLVLASPDTKVEDIMKKDVIYVDTYDDQEEVAEVFKKYDLLAVPVVDQEKRLVGIITIDDIVDVIEEETTEDIQRMAAIQPTEEEYLDATPFMIARKRLLWLLILMISATVSGYIIRKYEVALEAVVALAAFIPMLMDTAGNAGSQSSTTVIRSLVLGELEFRDILKVIWKEMQIGTLAGLALALINFLRVYFIEGYSFSIAITISLTLVFVVIIAKIIGGVLPMIADKVGVDPTVMASPLITTIADAISLTIYFTLAVWILHINV from the coding sequence ATGGCTATCGATGACATCAAGCAACTGATCAGCCAAAAGAGGTATAGTGAGCTTAAAGAAAAGATAAAGAATATGCAGATACAAGACATAGCCGAGATTGTCGATGAGCTGGATACCAAAAACGCCATTATTTTGTTTAGGTTGCTGCCCAAGGAGATAGCAGCCGACGTTTTTTCTTATCTTTCTTCTGAACGTCAAGGCGAAATATCCATGATGATAGATGAAAATGAGCTTAGTGAGATTGTAAACGACCTGTTTTTTGACGATAAGATCGACTTCCTGGAAGAGATGCCGGCTAATGTGGTCAAGAGGATACTGAGGAATACATCTGAAGCCGAGCGCAAGCTGATCAATCAATTTTTGCAGTATCCCGAGAATTCGGCTGGCAGCTTGATGACCATTGAGTTTGTTGACCTTAAGAAGGAGATGACGGTAGCTGAGGCTTTGGATAAGATTCGCAGAGTCGGTCGGGACAGGGAAATAATCTATACCTGTTATGTCACCGATGCCCGGCGCAAGCTGGAAGGTATAGTCTCTTTAAAGGACCTGGTTTTGGCCTCTCCAGATACCAAGGTTGAAGATATAATGAAGAAAGATGTGATATATGTTGATACCTATGACGACCAGGAAGAAGTTGCTGAGGTGTTTAAGAAATACGACCTTTTGGCTGTGCCGGTAGTGGACCAGGAAAAGAGGCTTGTCGGTATAATCACCATAGATGATATCGTGGACGTAATTGAGGAAGAAACCACAGAAGATATTCAGCGCATGGCTGCCATTCAGCCTACAGAGGAGGAATACCTGGATGCTACACCGTTTATGATAGCGCGCAAAAGGCTATTATGGCTGCTTATATTGATGATTTCTGCCACTGTCAGTGGGTATATAATACGAAAGTACGAGGTGGCATTGGAAGCAGTGGTGGCTTTGGCTGCCTTTATACCGATGCTCATGGATACTGCCGGCAATGCCGGGTCACAGTCTTCGACTACGGTGATACGAAGCCTTGTCCTGGGGGAACTGGAGTTTAGGGATATCCTAAAGGTTATATGGAAAGAGATGCAGATTGGTACATTGGCTGGGTTGGCGTTGGCTTTGATTAACTTCCTGAGGGTATATTTTATTGAAGGCTATAGCTTTAGTATTGCAATAACAATATCCCTTACTTTGGTGTTTGTCGTTATAATTGCTAAAATTATTGGTGGGGTGCTGCCAATGATTGCTGATAAGGTAGGGGTGGATCCTACCGTTATGGCTAGTCCCTTGATCACCACCATTGCCGACGCTATTTCCCTTACAATATACTTTACTTTAGCGGTTTGGATATTGCATATAAATGTGTAG
- a CDS encoding 5'-methylthioadenosine/S-adenosylhomocysteine nucleosidase family protein, protein MIYVVTALPYEASPIIKKYGLKRDEACRHFPLYRADNMVLIVSGVGKLASAMATAYLLAQNMKHEEAKEEESLAVINIGVCGAVDQRYPIGTSVLIYKVIDHETGKQYFPDILIQHPFEEGSVETCNQVVRREDVLSSRVELQANLVDMEASGFFQAASRFLAPHQIYIVKVVGDHLDVVDFNGQRVTQCITGALEAMDELLKQVQKVCRVESDVLTPDERLQLGQVKQSLRLTVTQSHQLMDMARRYKLRTGRSLPDLSEFARTEVKVKAEGRKALEKIRRLLLYE, encoded by the coding sequence ATGATATACGTTGTGACCGCTTTGCCGTATGAAGCCAGCCCTATTATAAAAAAATATGGTCTTAAGCGAGATGAGGCATGCAGGCATTTTCCGCTTTACAGGGCAGATAATATGGTTCTCATAGTGAGCGGCGTGGGCAAGCTAGCTTCAGCAATGGCTACCGCTTACTTGCTTGCTCAAAACATGAAGCATGAAGAAGCTAAAGAGGAGGAAAGCCTGGCTGTTATCAATATAGGGGTATGTGGCGCAGTGGACCAGCGGTATCCGATTGGAACGTCGGTCCTCATATATAAGGTCATAGACCACGAGACCGGCAAGCAATATTTCCCTGATATTCTAATACAGCACCCTTTTGAAGAGGGAAGTGTCGAAACATGTAACCAAGTGGTAAGGCGGGAGGACGTTTTAAGTAGTCGAGTAGAGCTGCAGGCTAATCTGGTGGATATGGAGGCATCAGGTTTTTTTCAGGCTGCATCCCGCTTTTTGGCTCCACACCAGATATACATTGTAAAGGTGGTGGGGGATCATCTGGATGTAGTAGATTTTAATGGCCAGCGTGTTACCCAGTGTATAACTGGGGCGCTGGAGGCGATGGACGAGCTTTTAAAGCAGGTTCAAAAGGTATGCAGGGTGGAAAGCGATGTGCTGACGCCGGATGAGCGCCTTCAGCTGGGTCAAGTTAAGCAAAGCCTGCGGCTTACGGTGACGCAGAGCCACCAGCTTATGGATATGGCGAGGAGGTATAAGCTCAGGACCGGTAGGTCGCTCCCTGACCTCTCTGAATTTGCTAGAACAGAGGTAAAGGTCAAGGCTGAGGGAAGAAAGGCGCTTGAGAAGATCAGGAGGTTGCTCCTTTATGAGTAA
- a CDS encoding amidohydrolase — translation MLRRRLMKVLIRNVYVITMDHQDNRYPDGCIGIEGDTIVYVGGEKGLPARFVPDEVIDGGGMLALPGFVNAHTHSAMSLFRGYANDVPLMEWLARRIWPLEDRLQSRDAYWLSMLSIAEMLMSGVTAFADMYMFMDQTARAVKDSGIRAVLARGLQGPDARSEQRLIENRRLWEEWHGEAEGRIRVMVGPHAIYTCDGDYLKRCMDLAGQLGVGLHIHLAETRTEVEEALKKYGKTPVEYLEGMGFFNLPVLAAHCVHLTQHDMDILKEYDVQVAHCPVSNLKLGSGIAPVSKLLKKGINVGLGTDSAASNNSLSVMREMTFASLLGKGINEDPTVIPAKQALKMATFGGAKAIGWGHEIGSLEVGRKADIILVRCDAPYYHPAADPVVHLVYSGRDADVDTVIVNGRILMRKRQLTSMDVERVYYEVEKIRCRVMGGTEDVL, via the coding sequence ATGCTGCGCCGGCGCCTTATGAAGGTTCTCATAAGAAACGTTTATGTAATCACCATGGACCATCAGGATAATCGATATCCTGATGGCTGCATTGGAATAGAGGGCGATACAATTGTATATGTAGGAGGGGAAAAAGGTCTTCCTGCGCGTTTTGTGCCGGATGAGGTAATTGATGGCGGCGGGATGTTGGCTTTGCCGGGGTTTGTCAATGCCCATACCCATTCGGCCATGTCCCTGTTTCGGGGTTATGCCAACGATGTTCCTCTTATGGAGTGGCTGGCACGAAGGATATGGCCCCTTGAGGATAGGTTGCAGTCGCGGGACGCTTACTGGCTGTCCATGCTGTCCATTGCTGAGATGCTCATGAGCGGTGTTACCGCTTTTGCTGATATGTATATGTTCATGGATCAAACCGCAAGGGCGGTGAAGGATTCAGGGATTAGGGCTGTGCTGGCACGGGGTTTGCAGGGACCGGACGCCAGGTCGGAGCAGCGCCTTATCGAAAACCGTCGCCTGTGGGAGGAATGGCATGGCGAGGCTGAAGGCCGTATAAGGGTTATGGTGGGGCCACACGCCATATATACCTGTGATGGTGACTACTTAAAGCGTTGCATGGATTTGGCGGGGCAACTGGGAGTGGGGCTTCACATCCATTTGGCTGAGACCCGTACTGAAGTCGAAGAGGCATTGAAAAAGTACGGCAAAACTCCAGTTGAATACCTGGAGGGCATGGGCTTTTTCAATCTGCCAGTTTTGGCTGCACATTGCGTCCACCTCACGCAGCACGATATGGATATACTTAAAGAGTATGATGTACAGGTGGCGCACTGCCCTGTCAGCAATTTAAAGCTGGGTAGCGGCATAGCGCCAGTTTCTAAGCTCCTTAAAAAAGGGATAAACGTGGGGCTGGGTACCGATAGCGCAGCAAGCAACAACAGCCTGAGCGTCATGCGAGAGATGACCTTTGCCAGCCTGCTGGGCAAGGGTATAAACGAAGACCCGACCGTCATTCCAGCAAAACAAGCCCTTAAAATGGCTACCTTTGGCGGAGCAAAGGCTATAGGGTGGGGTCACGAGATAGGTTCACTGGAGGTAGGCAGGAAGGCCGATATAATACTGGTGAGGTGCGATGCGCCGTATTATCATCCTGCTGCTGACCCAGTTGTCCATCTGGTGTACAGCGGGCGCGATGCTGACGTTGATACCGTTATTGTAAACGGCAGAATATTGATGAGGAAACGGCAACTGACCAGCATGGACGTAGAGAGGGTGTATTACGAGGTTGAAAAGATAAGGTGCAGGGTTATGGGGGGAACCGAAGATGTCCTATGA
- a CDS encoding cell wall hydrolase — translation MINAEARGEPYPGKVAVAAVIMNRLKSPLFPKTLKEVIMQPHAFTCVQDGQIYLPPDEECYQAALDAVMGHDPTGGCLFYYNPKTATSRWMKERKAVSSVVIGNHVFMK, via the coding sequence GTGATAAACGCCGAAGCAAGAGGGGAACCATACCCAGGTAAGGTAGCAGTAGCCGCTGTAATAATGAATAGGCTAAAATCCCCTCTCTTCCCCAAAACTTTAAAAGAGGTCATAATGCAGCCCCACGCCTTTACATGCGTCCAGGACGGACAGATTTATCTCCCCCCTGATGAGGAATGCTATCAAGCCGCCCTGGATGCAGTAATGGGGCATGACCCAACAGGTGGATGCCTCTTTTACTATAACCCGAAGACCGCTACCTCTCGATGGATGAAAGAACGCAAAGCCGTAAGCAGCGTCGTTATAGGCAACCATGTATTCATGAAATGA
- a CDS encoding ATP-binding protein encodes MSYENVAISRLEEEARKVDRALKGLVLYRQLQNEPVVQAFKDFVAGLVTDGVCAGQLWDDYHRFVYCMMNALVETGIIQYGGGHSWHNGEPTVSSLSLGEKAALLYNDGVYLPGRSVYQSEVSDILCSCGKMQHTDDVQDMGCCNNVHDTSSCGSNHMSTVQGQGNVVGDFLWKAYWGYVMLSHETPFSRFAEHTGFEGVPGWLKSAMEFELENLRQIAMVDWNGLLTLARYKTNMDGWANIFDVKVFTAFEGEVVAMDSLVACGGVTRPVPYYRVVNWGVQELAHHFYRNGSGMFGIFKGFRWERVEGRGRLKGIAAVDPITLDQLVGYEEQKAKLIENTELLLKGYKANNVLLYGDKGTGKSSLVKALVHRYADQGLRIVEVPKDCLRDYYQILENFEGRKQKFILFVDDLSFEEGEVEYKHIKALLEGGLKARPANVVVYATSNRRHLVREYHHDRIGTYPGQDDEISPLDSMQEKLSLSDRFGITLTFIAPNQRTYLEMVERLAASRGIEMDVDALREEALRWEKRYNGRSGRTARQFIDYLEAKLSDTLL; translated from the coding sequence ATGTCCTATGAAAATGTTGCAATAAGCCGCCTTGAAGAAGAGGCAAGGAAGGTTGACAGGGCTTTAAAGGGCCTGGTCTTGTACAGGCAGCTGCAGAATGAGCCGGTTGTTCAAGCATTCAAGGATTTTGTAGCCGGTCTTGTAACCGATGGCGTTTGTGCTGGGCAGCTGTGGGATGACTATCATCGTTTTGTGTACTGTATGATGAACGCCTTGGTGGAAACCGGCATCATTCAATACGGTGGAGGTCATTCATGGCACAATGGTGAACCTACTGTAAGCAGCCTTTCACTAGGTGAAAAAGCAGCATTATTGTATAATGATGGTGTTTACCTACCAGGGAGAAGTGTATATCAGTCAGAGGTAAGCGATATATTATGCAGCTGTGGAAAAATGCAGCATACAGACGATGTGCAGGATATGGGCTGCTGCAACAATGTACACGATACCAGTAGTTGTGGAAGTAATCATATGAGTACTGTGCAGGGGCAGGGGAATGTGGTGGGGGATTTTCTGTGGAAGGCTTATTGGGGATACGTTATGTTAAGCCACGAGACGCCCTTTAGCCGCTTTGCCGAACATACAGGTTTTGAAGGGGTGCCGGGATGGCTAAAGAGCGCCATGGAATTTGAACTTGAGAATTTGAGGCAAATAGCCATGGTGGACTGGAATGGGCTTTTGACCCTGGCAAGGTATAAAACCAACATGGATGGTTGGGCAAATATATTTGATGTGAAGGTATTCACTGCCTTTGAAGGCGAGGTCGTAGCGATGGATTCCTTGGTTGCGTGCGGGGGTGTAACCCGCCCAGTGCCCTATTACCGTGTGGTAAACTGGGGGGTACAAGAGCTGGCACATCATTTCTACCGCAACGGCTCTGGCATGTTTGGGATATTCAAGGGCTTCAGGTGGGAGCGAGTGGAAGGCAGGGGACGCCTTAAGGGAATTGCTGCTGTGGATCCTATCACTTTGGACCAGCTGGTGGGTTACGAGGAGCAAAAGGCAAAACTCATCGAGAATACCGAACTGCTGCTTAAGGGTTACAAAGCCAACAACGTGTTGCTCTATGGCGATAAAGGCACCGGCAAGTCATCCTTGGTCAAAGCGCTGGTGCATAGATATGCTGACCAGGGTTTGAGGATTGTAGAGGTACCCAAGGACTGCTTAAGGGATTATTATCAGATACTGGAAAATTTTGAAGGGCGCAAGCAGAAATTTATACTGTTTGTAGATGACCTGTCGTTCGAGGAAGGTGAGGTGGAATACAAACATATCAAAGCGCTGCTTGAAGGAGGGCTTAAGGCCAGACCCGCCAATGTGGTGGTGTACGCCACCTCTAATCGCAGGCATCTTGTAAGAGAATACCATCATGATAGGATTGGTACTTATCCAGGCCAGGATGACGAAATCTCGCCTCTCGATTCGATGCAGGAGAAGCTGTCGCTGTCGGATAGATTTGGCATAACGCTGACGTTTATCGCTCCCAACCAAAGGACGTACCTGGAGATGGTTGAACGGCTTGCTGCAAGTCGCGGGATTGAGATGGATGTTGATGCCTTAAGGGAAGAGGCTCTTCGCTGGGAAAAGAGGTACAACGGTCGTTCGGGCCGTACAGCTCGCCAGTTTATAGATTATCTTGAAGCAAAGCTGAGCGATACATTGCTCTAG
- a CDS encoding SPL family radical SAM protein, whose translation MSKFSHIYIEEGATAYPVTQHVLSRFPRSIRVAIRHYKDVFNRPHQNFRRQKASPKLILAVKQEPFLYPGPEVCEDFGHPNFYYTSPVLNCIYDCDYCYLQGLYPSANIVIFVNIEDFFKAVDRKLESGPLYLCPSYDTDLLALEGIVPYASRWIEFAATRQDLVIELRTKSANYSAIAHLKPAEQVILAWSLSPGEVARRYERLAPPLKTRLTAIKAALQDGWQVRLCFEPLLKVYSWQHVYNEFLDEVFSILPAEKIFDANIGVFRMSKEHFKRISRMRNDTDVFAFPMVCCEGEVVTYEDEKELRDFFYQGLKRYLPEGKIYG comes from the coding sequence ATGAGTAAATTTTCCCACATATATATAGAGGAAGGCGCTACAGCCTATCCTGTGACACAGCACGTCTTGAGCCGTTTTCCTCGGTCCATAAGGGTGGCGATACGGCACTACAAGGATGTATTCAACAGGCCACATCAAAACTTCCGGCGCCAAAAGGCTTCACCCAAGCTTATACTAGCTGTCAAGCAGGAGCCGTTTCTGTACCCCGGTCCCGAGGTGTGCGAGGATTTCGGACACCCAAACTTTTACTACACATCGCCAGTTTTGAACTGCATCTATGATTGCGATTACTGTTATTTGCAGGGGCTTTACCCTTCAGCCAACATTGTAATTTTCGTAAACATAGAAGATTTTTTCAAGGCTGTGGATAGAAAGCTTGAGAGCGGGCCTTTGTACCTGTGTCCTTCATATGATACCGACCTGCTGGCTTTGGAAGGGATTGTTCCTTATGCTTCACGCTGGATAGAGTTTGCAGCTACCAGGCAGGACCTGGTCATCGAGCTGAGGACCAAGAGCGCCAATTACAGCGCCATTGCCCACCTGAAACCGGCAGAGCAGGTGATACTGGCATGGTCACTGTCGCCCGGTGAGGTTGCACGGCGCTATGAGAGGCTGGCCCCTCCTTTGAAGACCAGGCTGACGGCTATAAAAGCTGCCCTGCAAGACGGATGGCAGGTGAGGTTGTGTTTTGAACCATTGCTCAAGGTATACAGCTGGCAACATGTATATAATGAGTTTTTGGATGAGGTTTTCAGCATACTCCCGGCGGAAAAGATTTTTGATGCCAACATAGGGGTCTTCCGCATGAGCAAGGAGCACTTCAAGAGAATTAGCAGGATGAGGAACGATACCGATGTATTTGCTTTTCCCATGGTATGCTGTGAGGGGGAAGTCGTGACGTATGAAGATGAGAAGGAGCTCAGGGACTTTTTTTATCAGGGCCTTAAAAGGTATTTGCCAGAGGGAAAGATATATGGGTGA
- the thiT gene encoding energy-coupled thiamine transporter ThiT, with the protein MQRSNTRMLVEAGVMIALAQVLSYVVLFEMPQGGSVTAGSMIPIFIFALRWGTPRGLLAGMVYGILQFILGKKYSFHIVSILFDYVIAFGCLGLAGVLRHKGMVGVMAGVFMGVLGRFICHVISGVVVFASYAPEGQSPWVYSIIYNGSYLLPELIISMVIVGLLCKAIKPHLYMNTGSSSGYTT; encoded by the coding sequence ATGCAAAGAAGTAACACCAGGATGCTGGTGGAAGCCGGGGTTATGATAGCTCTGGCGCAGGTATTAAGCTATGTCGTACTATTTGAGATGCCACAGGGTGGTTCTGTCACGGCAGGTTCGATGATACCCATATTTATCTTTGCCTTGAGGTGGGGTACTCCTAGAGGGCTCTTGGCCGGTATGGTTTATGGAATTCTGCAGTTTATCCTGGGGAAAAAATATAGCTTCCATATAGTGTCCATACTGTTTGATTACGTTATAGCCTTTGGTTGCCTTGGCTTGGCAGGCGTGCTGAGGCACAAGGGTATGGTTGGCGTGATGGCCGGCGTGTTTATGGGGGTACTAGGAAGATTCATATGCCATGTCATATCTGGAGTAGTGGTGTTTGCAAGCTATGCCCCAGAAGGGCAAAGCCCATGGGTATACTCAATAATCTACAATGGCTCTTACCTGCTTCCCGAGCTTATAATTTCCATGGTAATTGTAGGACTTCTATGCAAGGCTATAAAACCCCACCTCTATATGAATACAGGTTCATCTAGCGGTTATACCACATGA
- a CDS encoding cyclase family protein: MKWIDITLPMEEGRPCWPGDTPFTRRVTREIGKGSNANVSTIECSAHFGTHLDAPYHFIPDGKKVDELDLNLLIGPCQVVEVPSRGVYVDLEALKRLVVPGVKRLLIKTTNSRIINDREFHKDYVGLSAEAGQWLLDQGVRLLGLDYFSIGAYGDTKDIHTVFLGRNDTVALEGIDLSGVQPGMYYLICLPMKIAGADGAPVRAILGAED; this comes from the coding sequence ATGAAATGGATAGACATAACTCTGCCTATGGAAGAGGGGCGCCCGTGTTGGCCGGGTGACACTCCGTTTACTCGCCGTGTGACGCGCGAGATAGGCAAAGGTTCCAATGCCAATGTATCCACCATTGAATGCAGTGCTCATTTTGGCACGCATCTGGACGCTCCTTATCATTTCATACCTGATGGCAAGAAGGTGGATGAGCTGGATTTGAACCTGCTCATTGGCCCTTGTCAGGTGGTGGAGGTTCCTTCAAGGGGCGTTTATGTAGACCTTGAGGCTCTGAAAAGGCTTGTAGTGCCGGGAGTCAAGAGGTTGCTGATCAAGACCACCAACTCGCGAATAATAAATGACAGAGAATTCCATAAGGACTATGTTGGGCTTTCGGCTGAGGCGGGTCAATGGCTGCTTGACCAGGGTGTAAGGCTACTTGGCTTAGACTATTTTTCTATAGGTGCCTATGGTGATACCAAGGACATACATACCGTATTTTTGGGACGCAATGACACAGTAGCTCTGGAAGGGATAGACTTGTCTGGCGTACAGCCGGGGATGTATTATTTAATTTGCCTGCCCATGAAGATTGCTGGGGCCGATGGAGCGCCTGTGAGAGCGATATTAGGAGCTGAAGATTGA